ACAGGCGGCCGGACGAGCTTGGTCACGGCGTTGAGGCAGGTGCCGGACCGGCGAGACCCTCGCGGTGTCGTCCATGCGCTGCCCGGGGTCCTGGCCGCCGCGGTCGCGGCGGTGTTGACCGGCGCCCGGTCCGCGGCGGCCGTCGCCGAATGGGCCGGCGACGTCCCGCAGCAGGTCCTCGCCGAGTTGGGCGTGTTCCGAGACCCGCTCACCGGGGTGTATCGGGCGCCGGACGAGTCCACATTCCGGCGGATCCTGGCTGGCGTCGACGCCGACGCCCTGGACGACGCGGTCGGCCGGTGGCTCATCGCCTCCGGGCCGGCGGCAGGAACCCCGACCGGGCGGCGTGTGTACAGCGTGGACGGCAAAACCCTGCGGGGCAGCGGACCGGCCGGAGCGCAGGTGCACCTGCTGGCCGTGCTGGACCAACGCACCGGGGCGGTCCTCGCCCAAGTCGACGTGGCCGGCAAGACCAATGAGATCACCCGCTTCCAGCCGCTGCTGGCCGCCCTCGACCTGAGCGCGGCGCTCGTCACCGCTGATGCGTTACACACCCAACGCGAGCATGCCCGCTGGCTCGCCGAGACCAAGCACGCCGGCTACCTGTTCACCGTGAAGAAGAACCAGCCGCGTCTGTATCGGCAGCTCAAAGCCCTGCCCTGGACGAAGGTCCCGGTCCAAGACGAGACCGGCGAACGCGGCCACGGCCGCTACGACATCCGCCGTCTACAAGCGGTCACCTGCACCGGGCCGCTCGCCCTGGACTTCCCACACGCCGTCCAAGCCCTGCGGATCCGCCGCCGCCGACTCAACCTGAGCACCGGCCGCTGGTCCACCGTCACCGTCTACGCCATCACCAACCTGACCGCCGCCCAGGCCAACCCCGCCGACCTGGCCGACGGGCTACGCGGACACTGGGCCATCGAAACCCTGCACCACATCCGCGACACCACCTACGGCGAAGACGCCAGCCGCCTGCGCACCCGCAACGCACCCCGCGCAATGGCCACCCTGCGCAACACCGCGATCAGCCTGCTCCGCCTCGCCGGCATCACCACCATCGCCCAAGCCCTCCGCCGCAACAGCCGAAACCCCTACCGACCGCTACAACTCCTCGGACTCACCTGAAGTCCGGCATATGACTACCTTGCCGGAGCCCTGCCCGCGGGGAGTGTATTGGACGGGTCGTTGCGGACTCCGGGGGCAGCGGCGGCGCGAGGATCAGTTGGCCTGCAGAGGGGGGCCATCTCTCTTGACTATGCCGTCGCCCACTCGCCAGCCGGCTGAGCTCAAGTGACATCAGACAGGCTCCCACCCTTGGCCGGCGCCAGGCGGTTCAACCGAATGCGCGCGTCACGACGTGAACACGCCTGCTCTCGTCTAGCAGTACGCCGCACGGCATGGTACCCAGGACAACCGCCTTCCCGCAGAGAACCTTCGTGAACGGCGGATCCCCATCCCAGTGGGACCACTCCCCATCCGGGCTCGCGGTGGACGTGACCCAGACCTCCTTGTCGTGGACGATGACGGCGACGAGGCATCCGGCGGGGTTTCCCGGGTCGTCACGCATGGTCCCGATAATCTGCTGGATGGGGGCATCGGCGGGACAGCCTCGTGCCGTCCAGTGCGGCTCTCCGTCG
The nucleotide sequence above comes from Micromonospora sp. NBC_00389. Encoded proteins:
- a CDS encoding ISAs1 family transposase → MPDRRDPRGVVHALPGVLAAAVAAVLTGARSAAAVAEWAGDVPQQVLAELGVFRDPLTGVYRAPDESTFRRILAGVDADALDDAVGRWLIASGPAAGTPTGRRVYSVDGKTLRGSGPAGAQVHLLAVLDQRTGAVLAQVDVAGKTNEITRFQPLLAALDLSAALVTADALHTQREHARWLAETKHAGYLFTVKKNQPRLYRQLKALPWTKVPVQDETGERGHGRYDIRRLQAVTCTGPLALDFPHAVQALRIRRRRLNLSTGRWSTVTVYAITNLTAAQANPADLADGLRGHWAIETLHHIRDTTYGEDASRLRTRNAPRAMATLRNTAISLLRLAGITTIAQALRRNSRNPYRPLQLLGLT